The following coding sequences are from one Xiphophorus couchianus chromosome 7, X_couchianus-1.0, whole genome shotgun sequence window:
- the LOC114148616 gene encoding C-type lectin galactose-binding isoform-like: MRNICIFFFLLLAFHLACAQLSGLRQRTFSYYNHMETWREAQSFCREKHDDLITIRNQTEIWEFYKYQGWLGLYRDDDTSPWKWSKQDKIATFFNWDFNEPDSNQHCAYKVSFTNEWRNDGCDQRHMFMCYDESLTLVKENKTWDEALEYCRTLNKANSYDLATLITDDDHDFAQQKAHLATTEEVGRCLHSGVLYQLILSVRVDLPATCR, encoded by the exons ATGAGGAAcatctgcatctttttcttcctgctACTCGCCTTCCATCTTGCCTGTGCGCAGCTGTCGGGCCTCAGACAGAGAACGTTTTCTTACTACAATCATATGGAGACATGGAGAGAAGCCCAGTCTTTCTGCAGGGAGAAACACGACGATCTGATCACAATCAGAAATCAAACGGAAATCTGGGAGTTCTACAAGTACCAAGGCTGGCTTGGACTGTACCGAGACGATGACACGAGCCCATGGAAGTGGtccaaacaagacaaaatagCAACCTTCTTCAACTGGGACTTCAACG AACCAGACTCAAACCAACACTGCGCTTATAAGGTGTCATTCACCAATGAGTGGAGGAATGATGGGTGTGATCAGAGACACATGTTCATGTGTTATGATGAGTCACTGACCCTGGTGAAGGAGAATAAAACATGGGACGAGGCGTTGGAGTACTGCAGGACCCTGAACAAGGCCAACAGCTACGACCTGGCAACCCTCATCACAGACGACGACCACGACTTTGCACAACAGAAAGCCCACCTGGCAACCACTGAGGAGGTGGGTCGCTGTTTACACTCTGGTGTTCTTTACCAACTCATCCTAAGTGTTCGTGTTGACCTCCCTGCTACATGTCGGTAG
- the LOC114147540 gene encoding snaclec rhodocytin subunit alpha-like: MGSTKDCAYIQNDKWHTVNCNTKKGFICYDERLVLVKEDKTWEEALEYCKNMKEGKNYNLATLTTTDDHDFAREKAQLATTEEVWTGLRYLGDEWFWVGGEPVQYQNIPSCPAKRCGVLEKKRNSSFGIRDCNKRRNFFCYLKS, from the exons atggGATCAACTAAAGACTGTGCCTACATCCAGAATGACAAGTGGCATACAGTCAACTGCAATACTAAAAAAGGTTTCATTTGCTACGATGAGAGGCTGGTTCTGGTGAAGGAGGATAAGACATGGGAGGAGGCGTTGGAATACTGCAAAAATATGAAGGAAGGGAAAAACTACAACCTGGCCACTCTGACCACCACCGACGACCACGACTTTGCACGAGAGAAAGCCCAGCTGGCAACCACTGAGGAG GTGTGGACAGGCCTGCGTTACCTTGGTGATGAGTGGTTCTGGGTGGGTGGAGAACCAGTGCAGTACCAGAACATTCCAAGCTGCCCGGCTAAGAGGTGTGGAGTCCTGGAGAAGAAAAGGAACTCATCCTTTGGGATCAGAGACTGCAATAAGAGAAGGAACTTCTTCTGTTACTTAAAATCTTAA